A single region of the Solwaraspora sp. WMMD406 genome encodes:
- a CDS encoding aminoglycoside phosphotransferase family protein: protein MRKIREASPPGTSEAAGWHWSIFADVCALAGLNPAGARLIKFTNNAVFELANEPVVVRIPGSKAVQDRVEKVIAVARWLAEHEMPSVRLLNDIDQPVRAGDRKATLWQRVSGEGSTPTGRDLGRILRRYHSLPGPRFSLPQWRPMAAIRQRILEADRLSSTDRTFLEQCCDDMEERLDALEFFLPSGPIHGDSFLGNLIPSPRGPVICDFDSAASGPREWDLTPVAVGKLRFNYTPDAHRDVVESYGVDVLGWPGFVVMRKLRELQLVTSVLPVLDSNPGLVDQWSHRFATFRVGDMAAVWSPYR from the coding sequence ATGAGGAAAATCAGAGAAGCGTCGCCTCCTGGCACCAGTGAGGCGGCGGGCTGGCACTGGTCGATATTCGCCGATGTCTGCGCACTTGCCGGTTTGAACCCGGCAGGGGCCAGGCTCATAAAGTTCACGAACAACGCTGTCTTCGAGTTGGCCAACGAACCTGTCGTCGTACGAATACCGGGATCAAAAGCGGTCCAGGATCGAGTCGAGAAGGTTATTGCGGTCGCACGATGGCTCGCTGAGCATGAGATGCCGTCGGTTCGACTGCTGAATGATATTGACCAGCCGGTGAGGGCGGGAGATCGCAAAGCGACTCTCTGGCAGCGAGTGTCCGGTGAAGGCTCCACCCCAACCGGCCGTGACCTTGGTCGAATACTACGCCGCTACCACTCGCTTCCCGGTCCTCGATTCAGCCTTCCTCAATGGCGGCCCATGGCTGCAATTAGACAACGGATCCTGGAGGCCGATCGCCTGTCGTCGACCGATCGCACTTTCCTCGAACAATGCTGCGATGATATGGAGGAGCGGCTCGACGCCCTGGAGTTCTTCCTTCCATCTGGACCGATTCACGGAGACAGCTTCCTCGGCAACCTTATCCCTAGCCCGCGTGGTCCTGTAATATGCGACTTCGACTCCGCCGCATCTGGCCCTCGGGAGTGGGACCTGACGCCAGTCGCTGTCGGAAAACTTCGGTTCAACTACACCCCTGACGCACATCGAGATGTAGTCGAATCCTACGGTGTAGATGTGCTCGGTTGGCCAGGGTTTGTGGTGATGCGCAAGCTCCGCGAACTTCAACTCGTAACCAGCGTCCTGCCGGTGTTGGACAGCAACCCCGGCCTTGTGGACCAATGGAGCCACCGTTTTGCAACGTTCCGTGTGGGCGACATGGCGGCAGTCTGGAGCCCTTACAGGTAG
- a CDS encoding helix-turn-helix transcriptional regulator, with product MNLDQHPADRIAPATWEQRDMRRALAARDLKTVYERLQRVGVSQRQIARLTGQSASEIYEVLRGRRVMAHDLLIRIADGLGVPRGYMGLAYDESTEAALDLATATFSSRESERDQVRALLSHAANITMGTSVSEVARWWQPVDREVAPAPSRIGLCDVEHVRALTAAMRALDYRHGGGACRDAVAAQVRWVQQLLEATCSQETRTRLLLALADLHNLAGWTSFDVGMYSTARRHFARALEQAKAVNDLSLAANILYRMGRLHLHRGMHRDALRFFQLGQITAQDSGCGLTVSMLCANEAWAYALVGDRKQMDRSIGRAKDEFIRADHGTAQAWVRFFGEADLYASIGVAMASLTDANDADVSDAIRFLNQALDHRGADMTRSRIFEATALAVAHLRGGDDKAGKRAARDAVASAATVRSIRTLDRLQPLQEIATRYPADSDIQAIANDIKTLRIAT from the coding sequence GTGAACCTGGACCAGCACCCGGCGGACCGGATCGCTCCTGCGACGTGGGAGCAGCGCGACATGCGACGCGCCCTGGCCGCACGCGACCTGAAGACGGTGTACGAACGACTCCAGCGAGTCGGCGTCTCCCAGCGTCAGATCGCCCGGCTCACCGGTCAGAGCGCGTCCGAGATCTACGAAGTCCTCCGAGGCCGCCGCGTCATGGCGCACGACCTACTGATCCGGATCGCGGATGGACTCGGCGTGCCACGTGGCTACATGGGACTTGCCTACGACGAGTCGACAGAAGCCGCCCTCGACCTGGCCACAGCAACCTTCTCCTCGCGGGAAAGCGAGCGGGACCAAGTCCGCGCACTCCTATCCCACGCGGCCAACATCACCATGGGGACCTCCGTCAGCGAGGTCGCCCGATGGTGGCAACCAGTCGACAGGGAAGTCGCTCCGGCGCCATCGCGCATCGGCCTATGCGACGTGGAACACGTCCGAGCGCTGACTGCCGCGATGCGCGCACTCGACTACCGACACGGTGGCGGGGCCTGCCGTGACGCGGTAGCAGCGCAGGTCCGCTGGGTACAACAGCTGTTAGAAGCCACCTGCTCTCAGGAAACCCGGACCCGCCTGCTGCTCGCGCTCGCAGACCTTCACAACCTGGCCGGATGGACATCCTTCGACGTCGGGATGTACTCCACAGCCCGCAGGCACTTCGCTCGCGCCCTCGAACAAGCCAAAGCAGTGAACGACCTGTCCCTCGCCGCCAACATCCTCTACCGGATGGGCCGACTCCACCTTCACCGCGGAATGCACCGCGACGCGCTACGCTTCTTCCAACTCGGCCAGATCACCGCCCAGGACTCTGGCTGCGGACTTACCGTCTCCATGTTATGCGCCAACGAAGCCTGGGCGTACGCTCTCGTCGGCGACCGCAAGCAGATGGATCGATCAATAGGGCGTGCCAAAGACGAGTTCATCCGCGCCGACCACGGGACCGCGCAGGCATGGGTGCGCTTCTTCGGTGAGGCGGACTTGTACGCTTCGATCGGAGTGGCGATGGCGTCCTTGACTGACGCCAACGACGCCGACGTGTCCGACGCAATCAGATTTCTGAACCAAGCACTCGACCACCGTGGAGCTGACATGACCCGAAGTCGGATCTTCGAAGCAACCGCCCTTGCCGTCGCACACCTGCGCGGAGGAGACGACAAGGCCGGAAAGCGGGCGGCCCGTGACGCCGTAGCATCGGCGGCGACTGTACGATCCATTCGCACACTTGACAGGCTGCAACCCCTGCAGGAGATCGCAACAAGATATCCCGCCGACTCCGACATCCAGGCCATTGCGAACGACATCAAGACGCTAAGAATTGCGACATGA
- a CDS encoding IS5 family transposase (programmed frameshift) — protein sequence MEKYCPDALWHLARPLLPPHPERHQGGGRRRTDDRAMLAAILYVLESGCSWRKLPASFPVHWRTAHRRFAEWVEAGVMTALHRATLDVLGAAGRIDWSRVSVDSMHVRAVKRGNLTGPSPVDRGKPGSKIHAMSDRGGLPLHVGVSAANLNDHRMLEDMVDGVTPVRQPVGRPRRRPAKLHGDKGYDYPECRDLLRARGIVARIARKGVESSKRLGRHRYVIERCLEWMTRFRRLVRRYDRKASHYLGFLHLACALICYRRADRLNLLTSNNPY from the exons GTGGAGAAGTACTGCCCCGACGCGTTGTGGCACCTCGCGCGGCCGTTGCTGCCGCCGCACCCGGAAAGGCACCAGGGCGGCGGCCGGCGGCGGACCGATGACCGGGCGATGCTCGCGGCGATCCTGTACGTACTGGAGTCCGGCTGCTCGTGGCGCAAGCTGCCCGCCTCGTTCCCGGTCCACTGGCGCACCGCGCACCGCCGGTTCGCCGAATGGGTCGAGGCCGGGGTGATGACCGCCCTGCACCGGGCGACGCTCGATGTCCTCGGCGCGGCCGGGCGGATCGACTGGTCGAGGGTGAGTGTCGACAGCATGCACGTACGCGCGGTGAAAAGGGGGA ACCTGACCGGGCCCAGCCCGGTGGACCGGGGCAAGCCCGGCTCCAAGATCCACGCCATGAGCGACCGGGGCGGGTTGCCGCTGCACGTGGGCGTCTCCGCCGCGAACCTCAACGACCACCGGATGCTCGAGGACATGGTCGACGGCGTCACACCAGTGCGTCAACCGGTCGGCCGGCCGCGTCGACGACCGGCCAAACTCCACGGCGACAAGGGCTACGACTACCCCGAATGCCGCGACCTGCTGCGCGCACGCGGCATCGTCGCACGGATCGCGCGCAAGGGCGTCGAGTCGTCGAAGCGGCTGGGCCGGCACCGCTACGTCATCGAACGCTGCCTCGAGTGGATGACCCGGTTCCGACGGCTGGTCCGCCGCTACGACCGCAAGGCTTCCCACTACCTCGGATTCCTCCACCTGGCATGCGCTCTGATCTGCTACCGCCGCGCCGACCGACTCAACCTGTTGACCAGCAACAACCCCTACTGA
- a CDS encoding GPP34 family phosphoprotein, with the protein MQLADDFWRLAHHDVTGKPRLNERAAGLGLAAALLGELLWIGRINVRDGRLWVVDKTPPDDVLEHTVLEQIIAQPQHGTIGIWLDFLAHDAAQLVAQRLWRAGHLRRETSRRLLRSDEVRWVPVDWNVAHWPTARLSIYLRDRAQMSTTDAFLAGLVATTGLDEGLLRTAPAASHDYLRHLVATAPPPVHELLTYTHIAIGQSVLSYRT; encoded by the coding sequence ATGCAACTCGCTGACGACTTCTGGAGGCTGGCGCACCACGACGTGACCGGGAAACCGCGCCTGAACGAACGTGCGGCAGGGCTCGGCCTGGCAGCAGCACTCCTGGGCGAGTTGCTGTGGATCGGGAGGATCAATGTTCGCGACGGACGCCTGTGGGTGGTCGACAAAACTCCCCCGGATGATGTCCTCGAACACACCGTGTTGGAGCAGATCATCGCTCAGCCCCAGCACGGCACGATCGGGATCTGGCTCGACTTCCTCGCTCACGATGCGGCCCAGCTCGTCGCTCAGCGACTGTGGCGTGCCGGTCACCTTCGCCGTGAGACCAGCCGCCGGCTGCTGAGGTCGGACGAGGTCCGCTGGGTACCGGTCGACTGGAACGTAGCGCACTGGCCCACCGCGCGGCTGTCGATCTACCTGCGGGATCGAGCCCAGATGAGTACGACAGACGCTTTCCTCGCCGGCCTGGTCGCCACGACGGGCCTCGATGAAGGTCTGCTGCGCACAGCGCCGGCCGCCAGCCACGACTACCTCCGGCACCTGGTCGCCACCGCACCACCGCCCGTGCATGAGCTCCTCACATACACACACATCGCCATAGGGCAATCGGTGCTGTCGTACCGCACCTGA
- a CDS encoding APC family permease — MPLSPAPTRTSPVTATLAADRLGVAAVVFFVMSAATPLTVVAGVITTGYATTGLTGIPLAFVLVGLLLGLFSVGYVTMARHTANAGAFYSYIAQGIGRPAGVGAAWVALLAYNALQVGLYGAIGAAAQPLLHQWFGVTPPWWCIALIAWAITAGLGLRRIDVNGKVLAVLLLAEVAIIAIYSLSSLASPADGRIALDTLAPGNLFGPGIGAVLVLAVLGFVGFEAAVVFSEESRDPHRTVRTATYLSVALIAGLYALSAWAMTVATGPGRIVEVSRNEGTEVIFNLAAANLGRTMVDIGHALFVTSILAAMIAFHNTTARYMFALGRERVLPATLGRASRRSGAPRAASLWQSGIGLTVIVTFAIAGWDPLIQLFFWAGTSGGLGILFLITATSVAVIAFFNQHPHGETAWRRLVAPASAAIALGIVVCLAVANFAALLGVPGNHPLAIAVPIGYVVAAVLGAAWGLILQRARPDVYAAIGLGARSTTATSPLTQADDYTRVGRETWR; from the coding sequence ATGCCCCTGTCCCCCGCGCCTACCCGCACCAGCCCGGTCACGGCCACCCTCGCGGCTGACCGGCTCGGAGTCGCGGCGGTCGTCTTCTTCGTCATGTCCGCCGCTACCCCGCTCACCGTCGTCGCGGGTGTTATCACCACCGGATACGCGACGACCGGCCTCACCGGTATCCCACTCGCCTTCGTGCTCGTGGGGCTTCTGCTCGGGCTCTTCTCAGTCGGCTACGTGACCATGGCCCGCCACACCGCCAACGCCGGAGCTTTCTACTCCTACATCGCCCAAGGCATCGGCCGGCCGGCCGGAGTCGGTGCCGCCTGGGTCGCGCTGCTCGCCTACAACGCACTCCAGGTCGGCCTCTACGGTGCCATCGGCGCGGCAGCCCAACCGCTACTGCACCAATGGTTCGGCGTCACGCCCCCGTGGTGGTGCATCGCTCTCATCGCATGGGCGATCACCGCTGGCCTCGGTCTGCGGCGAATCGACGTCAACGGCAAGGTCCTCGCCGTACTCCTCCTGGCCGAAGTCGCCATCATCGCGATCTACAGCCTGAGTAGTCTCGCAAGCCCTGCCGACGGCCGAATTGCCCTGGACACCCTCGCTCCCGGCAACCTGTTCGGCCCCGGCATCGGCGCGGTACTCGTCCTGGCAGTGCTCGGTTTCGTCGGCTTCGAAGCCGCCGTCGTGTTCTCCGAAGAGTCCCGGGACCCGCATCGCACCGTCCGGACCGCCACCTACCTGTCCGTCGCGCTCATCGCCGGCCTCTACGCCCTGTCGGCCTGGGCGATGACCGTCGCTACCGGGCCCGGACGGATCGTGGAGGTTTCCAGGAACGAAGGAACCGAGGTCATTTTCAACCTCGCCGCCGCGAACCTCGGCCGGACGATGGTCGACATCGGCCACGCCCTCTTCGTGACCAGCATCCTGGCGGCGATGATCGCCTTCCACAACACCACCGCCCGCTACATGTTCGCTCTCGGCCGCGAACGAGTCCTGCCCGCAACGCTCGGCCGCGCATCCCGGCGCAGCGGCGCGCCCCGCGCTGCCTCCCTCTGGCAGAGTGGCATCGGCCTGACCGTGATCGTCACCTTCGCGATCGCCGGTTGGGACCCGCTCATCCAGCTCTTCTTCTGGGCCGGAACCTCGGGCGGGCTCGGCATCCTGTTCCTCATCACCGCCACCAGCGTCGCCGTCATCGCCTTCTTCAACCAGCACCCCCACGGTGAGACGGCATGGCGTCGCCTGGTCGCGCCAGCCTCCGCCGCCATCGCCCTGGGAATCGTCGTCTGCCTGGCCGTGGCCAACTTCGCTGCCCTCCTGGGAGTGCCAGGCAATCATCCCCTCGCCATTGCGGTCCCCATCGGCTACGTGGTCGCCGCAGTCCTTGGCGCCGCTTGGGGGCTGATCCTGCAACGAGCCCGGCCCGACGTGTACGCCGCGATCGGGCTCGGTGCCCGAAGCACCACAGCCACCAGCCCTCTCACCCAAGCGGACGACTACACCCGCGTTGGTCGGGAGACCTGGCGATGA
- a CDS encoding GNAT family N-acetyltransferase, protein MTKPSSISKPTYRDAGPIAELIAEAFQPLDQVAWLVPDPERRREVLAANFRILVEHALFFGEVDLMHDRSAVAVWFNRTRTVPPPVDYERRLADACHPYTDRFQLLDKLFDAHHPTEPHHHLAFLAVSPNKQCAGRGTALLNHHHAQLDHIGLPAYLEASSSGSRDLYARHGYQQRDQFHLPDGSAFYPMWRPAESSATNASRHPTQLPGPGHSSVQGAT, encoded by the coding sequence ATGACCAAGCCCTCATCAATCAGCAAGCCCACCTACCGAGACGCCGGACCGATCGCCGAACTCATCGCCGAGGCATTCCAGCCACTTGACCAGGTCGCCTGGCTCGTACCCGACCCTGAGCGACGGCGCGAAGTCCTGGCAGCGAACTTCCGCATCCTCGTGGAACACGCGCTCTTCTTCGGCGAAGTCGACCTCATGCACGACCGCAGCGCGGTCGCCGTCTGGTTTAACCGAACCCGAACCGTGCCGCCTCCGGTCGACTACGAACGCCGGCTCGCCGACGCCTGCCATCCGTACACCGACAGATTCCAACTCCTCGACAAGCTCTTCGACGCCCACCACCCCACGGAACCCCACCATCACCTGGCGTTCCTCGCCGTCTCGCCGAACAAGCAGTGCGCCGGCCGTGGTACAGCCCTGCTCAACCACCACCATGCCCAGCTCGACCACATCGGACTACCCGCCTATTTGGAGGCCAGCAGCAGCGGCAGCCGCGACCTCTACGCGCGGCACGGGTACCAGCAGCGGGACCAGTTCCACCTACCTGACGGAAGCGCCTTCTACCCGATGTGGCGACCGGCCGAATCGTCGGCCACGAACGCCAGCCGACATCCGACCCAACTTCCTGGCCCGGGGCATTCCAGCGTCCAGGGAGCCACATGA
- a CDS encoding DUF4254 domain-containing protein: MSIHTTASPPVPSTNPEPCLALPTSSLILDVFRGRPADVHPALAVPLGAATQMVVHHGDQWAAEMVSRDAAADDHVVAAAKRTIDVLNGLRVNLIGQIDSWVEGVVHVGEEVPLHTETVGSVIDRLAIAWVRWKRLDSNDRRESLVVAPSPALRQLTELAAAYDNLVLDVHEGRRRLPNWRSLKSYRERR, translated from the coding sequence ATGTCCATCCACACCACGGCAAGCCCGCCGGTCCCGTCGACCAACCCAGAACCTTGCTTGGCATTGCCCACATCGAGTCTGATTCTCGATGTATTCCGAGGCCGGCCTGCCGACGTGCATCCGGCCCTGGCGGTTCCCCTAGGCGCTGCAACCCAGATGGTCGTTCACCATGGCGACCAGTGGGCTGCGGAGATGGTCTCCCGTGACGCAGCCGCAGACGATCACGTCGTGGCTGCGGCGAAGAGGACGATCGACGTCCTCAACGGACTCCGCGTGAACCTGATCGGCCAGATCGATTCGTGGGTCGAGGGTGTTGTACACGTCGGCGAGGAGGTACCGCTACACACCGAGACCGTTGGCTCCGTCATTGATCGACTGGCTATCGCCTGGGTGCGTTGGAAACGTCTGGACAGCAATGACCGGCGGGAAAGCCTCGTGGTTGCTCCATCGCCGGCTCTCCGGCAACTGACCGAACTCGCTGCCGCCTACGACAACCTCGTCCTCGACGTGCACGAAGGAAGGCGACGGCTCCCGAATTGGCGTTCACTCAAGAGCTACCGGGAGCGCCGATGA
- a CDS encoding phosphoribosyltransferase, with protein sequence MTTTYDEVLNADRITRLGVGDTTRPLRVVHGLDGIRTEVSADQVLAAGHSLWQLWQEHPAYQPHDLLLGLDAGGIVPTIGLAWASRSQYRLAWKVNLDLPDKLVFHEPHARRLEVFAYGDFQGQRVLIVDDEITTGLTLTNLVGALRDAGADIVGALCLVEDTTGGGRHLLERNEVPLCALTTL encoded by the coding sequence ATGACCACCACCTACGACGAGGTCCTCAACGCCGATCGCATCACTCGGCTGGGTGTCGGAGACACCACCCGCCCGCTCCGCGTCGTGCACGGGCTCGACGGGATCCGAACCGAGGTGTCGGCGGATCAGGTCCTGGCCGCCGGCCACAGCCTGTGGCAACTCTGGCAGGAGCACCCCGCCTACCAGCCGCATGACCTCCTGCTCGGACTGGACGCAGGCGGCATCGTTCCGACGATCGGGCTCGCCTGGGCCAGCCGAAGCCAGTACCGCCTGGCCTGGAAAGTCAACCTCGACCTGCCCGACAAGCTCGTCTTCCACGAGCCACACGCTCGACGGCTGGAAGTGTTCGCCTACGGCGACTTCCAGGGCCAGCGGGTCCTCATAGTCGACGACGAGATCACGACCGGACTCACCCTGACCAATCTCGTCGGCGCTCTCCGTGACGCCGGAGCTGACATCGTCGGCGCACTCTGCCTCGTCGAGGACACGACCGGAGGCGGGCGACACCTCCTCGAACGCAACGAGGTCCCGCTATGCGCGTTGACCACCCTATAG
- a CDS encoding glycosyltransferase family 9 protein, whose translation MAQALHDATREQFTRLEYRGARAELISRCTLPVTTTPGSGHQLGTTISGSAPAFSAIPETPPTLLDLVDADVVQVHAALPMRYYLDIEQTLGVRLPAEADPCPRFRSAVPVPEPLHVVFVSTTSRPDRKDYGIDNFSAIAQLLVARHPGTWRFTLVAPPGQPPPAPSTHIRVVPGLPAADCIDLFATAELVVGNDTGLTHLAALTSRPDGSGPQVVGLYGRHGHAKWITGSSAHHAVATPFSHLMSIADACPVRDGYDDTIWSAASNLRALPADVIADFAGQCAGWWPQ comes from the coding sequence ATGGCGCAAGCTCTCCACGACGCCACCCGCGAGCAGTTCACCCGTCTGGAGTACCGCGGCGCCCGAGCAGAGTTGATCTCGCGCTGCACCCTGCCGGTCACCACCACGCCCGGAAGCGGCCATCAACTGGGCACCACCATCAGCGGCAGCGCCCCTGCCTTCAGCGCCATACCGGAGACCCCTCCGACGCTGCTCGACCTCGTCGATGCAGACGTCGTCCAGGTCCACGCGGCGCTGCCGATGCGCTACTACCTCGACATCGAACAAACCCTCGGCGTACGGCTGCCTGCTGAGGCCGACCCGTGCCCACGGTTCCGTTCGGCGGTACCCGTACCGGAGCCTCTCCACGTGGTGTTCGTCTCCACGACCAGCCGTCCGGATCGTAAGGACTACGGAATCGACAACTTCAGCGCTATCGCCCAACTCCTGGTCGCCCGCCACCCCGGCACCTGGCGGTTCACCCTCGTCGCACCGCCGGGTCAACCGCCGCCGGCTCCCTCCACACACATCAGGGTTGTGCCCGGCCTACCGGCAGCGGACTGTATCGACCTGTTCGCCACCGCCGAACTCGTCGTCGGCAACGACACCGGCTTGACCCACCTCGCCGCCCTCACGTCGCGACCGGACGGCAGCGGGCCACAGGTCGTCGGCCTCTACGGACGACACGGCCACGCCAAGTGGATCACCGGCTCGTCAGCCCATCACGCGGTCGCTACCCCCTTCTCCCACCTGATGTCGATCGCCGACGCCTGCCCCGTACGTGACGGCTACGACGACACAATCTGGTCCGCCGCGAGCAACCTACGCGCTCTGCCCGCCGACGTGATAGCTGACTTCGCGGGCCAATGCGCTGGCTGGTGGCCTCAATGA
- a CDS encoding SDR family oxidoreductase encodes MNRPIAIVTGAGGGIGAAIATRLAADFDLVLTHQHDDSDLAAAADAARRHGAQIDTITGDLTLPNTQGALRAAIEVRAARTVALISNAGAYPRIPWHRTDPSTLRGQLELNLVTHAAAIHAATPGMIANGYGRVVAISSVLTQIGRVDLAGYIAAKSGLEGLVRALARELGPHNITINTVRPGSIEVPAERTVVPDHAAMVRRQLDRQCIKRRGQPSDIAAAVAFLVSPAAGFITGQAVNVDGGWDLS; translated from the coding sequence ATGAATCGCCCAATCGCCATCGTCACCGGTGCCGGAGGCGGCATCGGAGCCGCTATCGCGACCCGCCTCGCCGCCGACTTCGACCTCGTACTTACCCATCAGCACGACGACAGCGACCTCGCGGCTGCCGCCGACGCCGCCCGCCGTCACGGAGCGCAGATCGACACCATCACCGGGGACCTGACCCTCCCCAACACGCAGGGCGCCCTGCGCGCAGCAATCGAGGTCCGCGCCGCACGGACGGTAGCCCTCATCAGCAACGCCGGAGCATACCCACGCATCCCCTGGCATCGGACGGACCCGAGTACGCTTCGCGGCCAGCTCGAACTCAACCTTGTCACCCACGCCGCCGCTATCCACGCCGCAACGCCCGGAATGATCGCCAACGGATACGGACGCGTCGTCGCCATCTCATCGGTGCTGACCCAGATCGGCCGCGTAGACCTCGCCGGCTACATCGCCGCGAAGAGCGGACTGGAAGGACTCGTCCGCGCCCTCGCCCGAGAACTCGGTCCACACAACATCACCATCAACACCGTACGGCCCGGCTCGATCGAGGTTCCTGCCGAGCGCACCGTGGTTCCCGACCACGCCGCTATGGTCAGACGACAGCTCGATCGCCAGTGCATCAAACGTCGTGGCCAGCCTTCGGACATCGCCGCAGCCGTCGCGTTCCTGGTATCGCCCGCTGCGGGATTCATCACCGGTCAAGCAGTGAATGTCGACGGCGGGTGGGACCTGTCGTGA
- a CDS encoding histidine phosphatase family protein produces the protein MTYAVLWIRHGTSLDGALRPTAHARPDTPLAPHGVTQIAATARHLQAKGIQPAIVLTSPHPRAAGSAAILAELLGAPLAPPDPIYAEWRAPDCVLGITPDDYPPEYRRWRTTRLNDPDSALPGGESLTAFRDRATHASSAHQRFAATGVTLIVSHRVLIGAVAAISTGLHSPADVFRQACAFPLDPAQVWRPHSITQKSRPPHLKR, from the coding sequence GTGACATACGCGGTTCTCTGGATACGCCACGGCACCAGCCTCGATGGAGCACTCCGGCCCACCGCTCACGCCCGCCCAGACACCCCACTCGCTCCGCACGGCGTCACCCAGATCGCCGCCACCGCACGCCACCTGCAAGCCAAGGGAATCCAGCCAGCCATCGTGCTGACCAGCCCACACCCCCGAGCGGCTGGAAGCGCCGCGATCCTTGCCGAACTGCTCGGTGCACCACTGGCCCCACCGGATCCGATCTATGCCGAATGGCGCGCCCCCGACTGCGTCCTCGGCATCACCCCCGACGACTACCCGCCTGAGTACCGAAGGTGGCGAACGACCCGACTGAACGACCCAGACTCGGCGCTACCCGGCGGCGAAAGCCTGACAGCCTTCCGCGACCGCGCGACGCACGCATCATCCGCCCACCAACGATTCGCGGCCACTGGAGTCACGTTGATTGTGTCTCACCGGGTGCTGATCGGTGCTGTTGCAGCGATCAGCACCGGCCTCCACAGCCCTGCCGATGTCTTCCGACAAGCGTGTGCCTTTCCGCTTGATCCGGCACAGGTCTGGCGACCACACAGCATCACGCAGAAATCAAGGCCTCCGCATTTGAAACGATGA
- a CDS encoding NUDIX domain-containing protein, translating to MREIVRRSVRAILLDEHDQVVLIKRIKPGQEPYWTAPGGGLESTDSSLETALRRELREELGAEAEQFSQVFLFSSPAGEGVSVQHFFSCRLTRLDENQRSGPEFSDQSRGGYLLDRVPVDRIPDVDLKPAALKDFIVSNAEALISA from the coding sequence ATGCGTGAGATCGTGCGTAGGTCTGTGCGGGCGATCCTTCTTGATGAGCACGACCAAGTGGTTCTGATCAAGCGAATTAAACCTGGTCAGGAGCCCTATTGGACTGCACCCGGCGGTGGCCTCGAGTCAACAGATTCCTCGCTAGAAACTGCGTTGCGCCGCGAGCTGCGCGAAGAATTGGGCGCTGAAGCAGAACAGTTCAGCCAGGTGTTCCTGTTCAGTTCACCTGCAGGTGAGGGCGTGTCAGTTCAGCACTTTTTCTCGTGTCGCCTGACGCGGTTGGACGAAAATCAGCGCAGCGGGCCAGAGTTTTCTGATCAATCCCGTGGCGGTTATCTGCTTGACCGGGTGCCCGTCGATCGGATCCCTGACGTTGATCTGAAACCGGCTGCGCTCAAGGACTTCATCGTTTCAAATGCGGAGGCCTTGATTTCTGCGTGA